A window of the Desulfobacterales bacterium genome harbors these coding sequences:
- a CDS encoding polysaccharide deacetylase family protein — MKLWERVKYSAIIDREPLRLPDEKTVAVWPLVTVEVWDPDGPMPRTILTPPQEVRYIPDVPNWCWAEYGARIGFWRMKAALDQRGLKSVLCINGSVIDRYPRICGAALEAGWEFMGHNIVQKPMHAMENEEEAIFRTVEVIEKFTGSKPRGWMGPGLTETHNTPELLVKAGIEYTTDWVLDDQPTVIETRNGPLYSIPYSVEVNDVVLMAIEKRPSSGLYERALSTVERYLQEGPEQARVLALACHPFLHGVPHRIGYFEQTLDELAAKNRVMFTTGGWILDWYKAARNL, encoded by the coding sequence ATGAAACTGTGGGAACGAGTGAAGTACAGTGCCATCATAGATCGAGAACCACTCCGCTTGCCGGACGAGAAAACAGTAGCGGTCTGGCCCCTTGTAACCGTCGAGGTCTGGGATCCGGACGGTCCGATGCCGCGGACGATCCTCACGCCCCCCCAGGAGGTCCGGTATATTCCCGACGTGCCGAACTGGTGCTGGGCGGAGTACGGGGCGCGCATCGGTTTCTGGCGGATGAAAGCGGCGCTCGATCAAAGGGGGCTGAAGTCCGTCCTGTGCATCAATGGATCGGTCATCGATCGCTATCCGCGCATCTGTGGAGCAGCCCTTGAGGCCGGCTGGGAGTTTATGGGCCATAACATCGTCCAAAAACCCATGCACGCGATGGAGAATGAGGAAGAAGCGATCTTCCGGACCGTCGAGGTGATCGAGAAGTTCACCGGCTCCAAACCGCGCGGCTGGATGGGGCCGGGATTGACCGAGACTCACAACACGCCGGAACTGCTGGTGAAGGCCGGCATCGAGTATACCACCGACTGGGTGCTGGATGACCAGCCCACGGTGATCGAGACCCGGAACGGCCCGCTCTACAGCATTCCCTACTCGGTGGAGGTAAACGACGTGGTTTTGATGGCAATCGAAAAACGCCCCTCCTCCGGATTGTATGAACGGGCGCTCTCGACGGTCGAGCGATACTTGCAGGAGGGTCCCGAGCAGGCCCGCGTGCTCGCCCTGGCCTGCCATCCGTTCTTGCATGGCGTACCGCACCGCATCGGCTATTTTGAACAAACGCTCGACGAGCTGGCCGCCAAGAACAGGGTAATGTTCACCACCGGCGGCTGGATCCTCGATTGGTATAAGGCAGCGCGCAACCTGTGA
- a CDS encoding fumarylacetoacetate hydrolase family protein, with protein MKIAQFHDENRIRLGEIQDESILPIDFYGDMISYINNDKRAYTQTGEAIPLDQVRLAPVLTRPAKIIGIGLNYKDHAAEQSVKLPDDPKIFAKFPNTLIGPNDPITWNTTVTDQVDFEAELAVIIGKTVRDCSEEEALAAVFGYTCANDVSARDIQFTNAQLVCGKSLDTFCPLGPWIVTSDEIPDPNRLKIRSWLNDTLMQDSHTGLMIFSVPYLISFLSHRFTLEAGDVILTGSPKGVGAFRDPPIFMKSGDTVTIEVEGIGRLANTCQTR; from the coding sequence ATGAAGATTGCGCAGTTCCATGATGAAAATAGAATCCGTCTGGGCGAGATCCAGGACGAAAGCATCCTCCCCATCGATTTTTACGGGGACATGATTTCCTATATCAACAACGATAAACGCGCGTACACGCAAACCGGCGAGGCCATTCCCCTCGACCAGGTGCGGCTGGCGCCAGTGTTGACCCGGCCCGCAAAGATCATCGGCATCGGATTAAACTACAAGGATCACGCAGCAGAGCAAAGTGTAAAATTGCCCGATGACCCGAAAATCTTTGCCAAATTCCCCAACACGCTCATCGGACCCAACGATCCGATCACTTGGAATACAACCGTGACCGACCAAGTGGATTTTGAAGCGGAATTGGCCGTCATTATCGGCAAGACCGTTCGGGATTGTTCTGAAGAGGAGGCTCTGGCCGCGGTATTCGGATATACATGCGCCAACGATGTAAGCGCAAGGGATATCCAATTTACCAATGCGCAACTAGTGTGTGGAAAATCACTGGACACCTTCTGCCCGCTCGGCCCATGGATCGTGACGAGCGATGAAATACCGGACCCGAACAGGCTGAAAATCCGATCATGGTTGAATGACACCCTCATGCAGGACAGTCATACCGGTTTGATGATCTTCAGTGTCCCCTACCTCATCAGCTTCCTGTCCCACCGCTTTACGCTGGAAGCCGGGGATGTTATCTTGACAGGCAGCCCCAAGGGAGTCGGCGCTTTCCGGGATCCGCCGATTTTTATGAAGTCAGGAGACACGGTGACGATAGAGGTCGAAGGCATCGGCCGCCTCGCGAATACATGTCAAACCCGATAG
- a CDS encoding cupin domain-containing protein has product MKMFKMDDYKKMKDPTPPGKALTKILTREDNAKDLEGIFVVFPPIRHGRYHFHKKRECLFVIISGTATAKIDDKEYPIKAGDIIHLAAGEKHTITNESHEEFRFMEFYTNPPHEADWIEVKQEKP; this is encoded by the coding sequence ATGAAAATGTTTAAGATGGATGATTATAAAAAAATGAAGGATCCAACGCCTCCCGGGAAGGCATTGACAAAAATATTGACGCGTGAGGATAATGCCAAGGATCTTGAAGGCATCTTTGTCGTGTTTCCTCCGATCCGCCATGGCCGCTACCACTTCCACAAAAAGCGCGAATGTCTTTTCGTCATCATCAGCGGCACGGCGACTGCAAAGATAGATGACAAGGAATATCCCATCAAGGCCGGCGATATCATTCATCTTGCCGCAGGAGAAAAACACACCATAACAAATGAATCGCATGAGGAATTTCGATTCATGGAGTTTTATACCAATCCGCCGCACGAAGCAGATTGGATCGAAGTGAAACAGGAGAAGCCATGA